A single window of Diachasmimorpha longicaudata isolate KC_UGA_2023 chromosome 12, iyDiaLong2, whole genome shotgun sequence DNA harbors:
- the LOC135167984 gene encoding bone morphogenetic protein 1-like isoform X5 has product MASVLWHASGSSFVSPAIIILLLLYPHSIAGCDQTFVSIPGGSQNGTFHAPALINPEGESQQCVYTFLAAPHQRVEVVFTSFGLRGTPPDGAAVGELPACFHEYMDVYTEIRSDNATKLIETPFGGRYCGPIPPRRRVSLYQGIALSFYTDKNITQSTLFSGIYSFINASEYEVGTPAPSTPCSFVVNSTIKRTGTILSPTYPGTYPKDLACTYKFMGNSGQRVRLEFRDFDLFFGGPHCPFDYVKVFDGLNESAPVIGTYCGQQRNLVLYSSQANLTVLFVTLQRTANTQNRGFKGIFEFSESFVKLDFINNSGGMHIRGSECDQKILSMKESSGLVVSPNYPYPYIPKVVCRYFIYGMQDSQHLERVRLDFQCFDITKGEAKGDSACTDGYLKIYLKGQEATDSYDKFDYEMCGNESNPSQVVSDGPRLVMVFSSGESKQGLGFKAKYSFETEYKIPGTAAPDGSCTFTYRSSSRKKGEFNSPRYPSNYPSDTNCTYLFLATPNEQVTLVFDHFKVRTRNVNLTVGYYGEEVCQDDWLEIYNMYRDNTEKLIGRYCWMTAPGPVESNIGALGLKVILHSDSELVYSGFKARYTFEVTKSLFGDCGANISSLDYGLITSPNFPDKYDGPLKNMASKTCNWFISVRPNHRILLNFELFSVEGEQSARGCPAAVLRMWFSLTSPPIELCGGKPTEVSWSYMSDDNNMRLSFISSDKAVGQLGFRAVWTEVSLAPECEPDEFYCGKSKYCIAETLRCNNIDNCGPEDGSDEDNCTTIVPPVSYAIPAAGAAAAVILALLICLLCHRKLKRRAQEVHIDDMQQRVEDVRYCYRHHSLSQRTSSMQSHGHSQNYTDQYHLDQPSPPSDSEHVCGEDISSPESP; this is encoded by the exons ATGGCTTCAGTACTGTGGCATGCCTCTGGGAGTAGTTTCGTCTCACCTGCTATCATCATCCTGTTGTTACTCTACCCACATTCAATCGCAG GGTGCGACCAAACATTCGTCAGTATACCTGGTGGATCGCAGAATGGCACGTTTCACGCGCCAGCTCTGATCAATCCAGAAGGTGAATCCCAGCAGTGTGTCTACACTTTTCTCGCTGCACCACATCAACGGGTCGAGGTTGTTTTCACTTCGTTCGGACTTCGTGGCACTCCTCCAGA TGGAGCTGCTGTTGGGGAATTACCTGC ATGTTTTCACGAATACATGGATGTATACACGGAGATACGCTCAGACAATGCCACCAAGCTGATAGAGACACCCTTCGGTGGTCGTTACTGCGGTCCAATACCACCGAGACGACGGGTATCCCTTTATCAGGGAATTGCCCTCAGTTTCTACACGGATAAGAATATAACGCAATCGACTCTCTTCAGTggcatttattcattcatcaatGCCT CTGAATACGAAGTCGGTACACCAGCACCAAGCACACCATGCTCGTTCGTGGTGAACTCCACCATAAAGCGTACCGGGACAATCCTATCGCCAACCTATCCTGGAACTTATCCAAAAGATCTCGCGTGCACCTACAAATTCATGGGTAACAGTGGCCAGAGGGTGAGGCTCGAGTTTCGGGATTTCGATCTCTTCTTTGGAGGTCCACA CTGCCCTTTTGATTACGTTAAGGTGTTTGATGGACTGAATGAATCAGCACCAGTAATTGGAACTTATTGCGGTCAACAGCGTAATCTTGTACTTTACTCATCACAGGCGAATCTCACTGTGCTCTTTGTAACACTTCAGCGCACGGCAAATACCCAAAATCGTGGCTTCAAAGGGATCTTTGAGTTCTCGGAGAGTTTTGTTAAATTAg ATTTCATAAACAATTCAGGGGGAATGCACATACGAGGATCCGAGTGTGATCAGAAAATACTGAGTATGAAGGAGTCTTCGGGCCTTGTCGTCAGTCCCAATTATCCTTATCCTTACATACCGAAGGTCGTTTGTCGTTACTTCATTTATGGAATGCAGGACTCACAGCATCTTGAACGTGTCAGGCTTGATTTCCAGTGTTTTGACATCACGAAAGGCGAGGCTAAGGGAGA TTCAGCTTGTACAGACGGTTACCTGAAGATCTACTTGAAAGGCCAGGAAGCGACAGACTCATACGACAAATTCGATTACGAGATGTGCGGCAATGAAAGCAATCCGAGCCAAGTAGTTAGTGATGGACCGCGACTCGTTATGGTATTCAGCAGTGGTGAGTCCAAGCAGGGTCTTGGTTTCAAAGCAAA atACAGTTTCGAAACAGAATACAAGATCCCAGGCACAGCAGCACCTGATGGCAGTTGCACATTCACGTATCGCAGTTCATCACGTAAAAAgggagaatttaattctccgAGATATCCGAGCAATTATCCAAGTGATACTAATTGCACTTATCTATTTTTGGCAACGCCAAACGAACAAGTTACCCTCGTGTTTGATCATTTCAAGGTCCGAACGAGAAACGTTAATTTAACTGTTGGATATTATGG GGAGGAAGTGTGTCAGGACGATTGGTTGGAAATATACAATATGTATCGCGATAACACTGAAAAATTGATCGGGCGTTATTGCTGGATGACAGCGCCAGGTCCAGTGGAATCAAATATCGGAGCTCTGGGGCTCAAAGTTATACTTCACTCAGACTCGGAACTTGTTTATAGTGGCTTCAAGGCGCGCTACACTTTCGAAGTTACGAAATCATTATTCGGAG ATTGTGGGGCGAATATCAGCAGCCTCGACTATGGCTTGATAACGAGCCCAAATTTTCCGGATAAATACGATGGACCACTTAAAAACATGGCGAGTAAAACGTGCAATTGGTTCATCAGTGTACGTCCCAATCACAGGATACTCTTGAATTTCGAGTTGTTCTCTGTCGAGGGCGAGCAGTCTG CGAGAGGCTGTCCAGCGGCGGTTTTACGCATGTGGTTTTCACTGACATCACCTCCAATCGAACTCTGTGGCGGTAAACCCACGGAAGTTAGTTGGAGCTACATGTCAGATGACAATAACATGCGGTTAAG TTTTATATCGTCCGACAAAGCCGTGGGCCAACTCGGTTTTCGGGCTGTCTGGACCGAGGTATCTCTTGCCCCAGAATGCGAACCCGATGAATTTTACTGCGGAAAAAGTAAATACTGCATTGCCGAAACActacgttgcaataatatcGATAACTGCGGCCCTGAAGATGGGTCCGACGAGGACAACT GTACAACAATAGTGCCACCAGTGAGCTACGCTATTCCAGCAGCTGGTGCAGCAGCAGCTGTCATTCTAGCTCTGCTGATCTGTCTTCTGTGTCATCGTAAACTGAAACGTCGTGCTCAGGAGGTGCACATAGATGATATGCAACAACGAGTTGAGGATGTCCGTTACTGCTATCGTCATCACAGTTTATCCCAACGTACATCGAGTATGCAAAGCCATGGACACAGTCAGAATTACACGGATCAGTATCATTTGGATCAGCCAAGTCCACCGAGTGACAGTGAGCACGTATGCGGTGAAGATATCAGTAGCCCTGAAAGCCCGTGA
- the LOC135167984 gene encoding cubilin-like isoform X1, translated as MASVLWHASGSSFVSPAIIILLLLYPHSIAGREVIDVPLPQQDYVPSLPPPPPPPGPITTAKTPRCDQTFVSIPGGSQNGTFHAPALINPEGESQQCVYTFLAAPHQRVEVVFTSFGLRGTPPDGAAVGELPACFHEYMDVYTEIRSDNATKLIETPFGGRYCGPIPPRRRVSLYQGIALSFYTDKNITQSTLFSGIYSFINASEYEVGTPAPSTPCSFVVNSTIKRTGTILSPTYPGTYPKDLACTYKFMGNSGQRVRLEFRDFDLFFGGPHCPFDYVKVFDGLNESAPVIGTYCGQQRNLVLYSSQANLTVLFVTLQRTANTQNRGFKGIFEFSESFVKLDFINNSGGMHIRGSECDQKILSMKESSGLVVSPNYPYPYIPKVVCRYFIYGMQDSQHLERVRLDFQCFDITKGEAKGDSACTDGYLKIYLKGQEATDSYDKFDYEMCGNESNPSQVVSDGPRLVMVFSSGESKQGLGFKAKYSFETEYKIPGTAAPDGSCTFTYRSSSRKKGEFNSPRYPSNYPSDTNCTYLFLATPNEQVTLVFDHFKVRTRNVNLTVGYYGEEVCQDDWLEIYNMYRDNTEKLIGRYCWMTAPGPVESNIGALGLKVILHSDSELVYSGFKARYTFEVTKSLFGDCGANISSLDYGLITSPNFPDKYDGPLKNMASKTCNWFISVRPNHRILLNFELFSVEGEQSVLYRPTKPWANSVFGLSGPRYLLPQNANPMNFTAEKVNTALPKHYVAIISITAALKMGPTRTTVQHQPHWHQHWLDSLTCFLSVCALCSSPSEAFLRLPTDFYHEQIFFFESRTTIVPPVSYAIPAAGAAAAVILALLICLLCHRKLKRRAQEVHIDDMQQRVEDVRYCYRHHSLSQRTSSMQSHGHSQNYTDQYHLDQPSPPSDSEHVCGEDISSPESP; from the exons ATGGCTTCAGTACTGTGGCATGCCTCTGGGAGTAGTTTCGTCTCACCTGCTATCATCATCCTGTTGTTACTCTACCCACATTCAATCGCAG GCCGCGAGGTAATTGATGTGCCACTGCCACAGCAAGACTACGTACCATCCCTaccgccaccaccaccaccaccgggACCCATCACCACTGCCAAAACACCAA GGTGCGACCAAACATTCGTCAGTATACCTGGTGGATCGCAGAATGGCACGTTTCACGCGCCAGCTCTGATCAATCCAGAAGGTGAATCCCAGCAGTGTGTCTACACTTTTCTCGCTGCACCACATCAACGGGTCGAGGTTGTTTTCACTTCGTTCGGACTTCGTGGCACTCCTCCAGA TGGAGCTGCTGTTGGGGAATTACCTGC ATGTTTTCACGAATACATGGATGTATACACGGAGATACGCTCAGACAATGCCACCAAGCTGATAGAGACACCCTTCGGTGGTCGTTACTGCGGTCCAATACCACCGAGACGACGGGTATCCCTTTATCAGGGAATTGCCCTCAGTTTCTACACGGATAAGAATATAACGCAATCGACTCTCTTCAGTggcatttattcattcatcaatGCCT CTGAATACGAAGTCGGTACACCAGCACCAAGCACACCATGCTCGTTCGTGGTGAACTCCACCATAAAGCGTACCGGGACAATCCTATCGCCAACCTATCCTGGAACTTATCCAAAAGATCTCGCGTGCACCTACAAATTCATGGGTAACAGTGGCCAGAGGGTGAGGCTCGAGTTTCGGGATTTCGATCTCTTCTTTGGAGGTCCACA CTGCCCTTTTGATTACGTTAAGGTGTTTGATGGACTGAATGAATCAGCACCAGTAATTGGAACTTATTGCGGTCAACAGCGTAATCTTGTACTTTACTCATCACAGGCGAATCTCACTGTGCTCTTTGTAACACTTCAGCGCACGGCAAATACCCAAAATCGTGGCTTCAAAGGGATCTTTGAGTTCTCGGAGAGTTTTGTTAAATTAg ATTTCATAAACAATTCAGGGGGAATGCACATACGAGGATCCGAGTGTGATCAGAAAATACTGAGTATGAAGGAGTCTTCGGGCCTTGTCGTCAGTCCCAATTATCCTTATCCTTACATACCGAAGGTCGTTTGTCGTTACTTCATTTATGGAATGCAGGACTCACAGCATCTTGAACGTGTCAGGCTTGATTTCCAGTGTTTTGACATCACGAAAGGCGAGGCTAAGGGAGA TTCAGCTTGTACAGACGGTTACCTGAAGATCTACTTGAAAGGCCAGGAAGCGACAGACTCATACGACAAATTCGATTACGAGATGTGCGGCAATGAAAGCAATCCGAGCCAAGTAGTTAGTGATGGACCGCGACTCGTTATGGTATTCAGCAGTGGTGAGTCCAAGCAGGGTCTTGGTTTCAAAGCAAA atACAGTTTCGAAACAGAATACAAGATCCCAGGCACAGCAGCACCTGATGGCAGTTGCACATTCACGTATCGCAGTTCATCACGTAAAAAgggagaatttaattctccgAGATATCCGAGCAATTATCCAAGTGATACTAATTGCACTTATCTATTTTTGGCAACGCCAAACGAACAAGTTACCCTCGTGTTTGATCATTTCAAGGTCCGAACGAGAAACGTTAATTTAACTGTTGGATATTATGG GGAGGAAGTGTGTCAGGACGATTGGTTGGAAATATACAATATGTATCGCGATAACACTGAAAAATTGATCGGGCGTTATTGCTGGATGACAGCGCCAGGTCCAGTGGAATCAAATATCGGAGCTCTGGGGCTCAAAGTTATACTTCACTCAGACTCGGAACTTGTTTATAGTGGCTTCAAGGCGCGCTACACTTTCGAAGTTACGAAATCATTATTCGGAG ATTGTGGGGCGAATATCAGCAGCCTCGACTATGGCTTGATAACGAGCCCAAATTTTCCGGATAAATACGATGGACCACTTAAAAACATGGCGAGTAAAACGTGCAATTGGTTCATCAGTGTACGTCCCAATCACAGGATACTCTTGAATTTCGAGTTGTTCTCTGTCGAGGGCGAGCAGTCTG TTTTATATCGTCCGACAAAGCCGTGGGCCAACTCGGTTTTCGGGCTGTCTGGACCGAGGTATCTCTTGCCCCAGAATGCGAACCCGATGAATTTTACTGCGGAAAAAGTAAATACTGCATTGCCGAAACActacgttgcaataatatcGATAACTGCGGCCCTGAAGATGGGTCCGACGAGGACAACT GTACAGCATCAGCCCCACTGGCACCAGCACTGGCTGGACTCTCTGACATGcttcctctctgtctgtgcTTTGTGTTCGTCACCATCTGAGGCCTTCCTGCGCCTTCCAACTGACTTCTATCACGAACAAATCTTCTTCTTTGAATCAC GTACAACAATAGTGCCACCAGTGAGCTACGCTATTCCAGCAGCTGGTGCAGCAGCAGCTGTCATTCTAGCTCTGCTGATCTGTCTTCTGTGTCATCGTAAACTGAAACGTCGTGCTCAGGAGGTGCACATAGATGATATGCAACAACGAGTTGAGGATGTCCGTTACTGCTATCGTCATCACAGTTTATCCCAACGTACATCGAGTATGCAAAGCCATGGACACAGTCAGAATTACACGGATCAGTATCATTTGGATCAGCCAAGTCCACCGAGTGACAGTGAGCACGTATGCGGTGAAGATATCAGTAGCCCTGAAAGCCCGTGA
- the LOC135167984 gene encoding cubilin-like isoform X3: MASVLWHASGSSFVSPAIIILLLLYPHSIAGREVIDVPLPQQDYVPSLPPPPPPPGPITTAKTPRCDQTFVSIPGGSQNGTFHAPALINPEGESQQCVYTFLAAPHQRVEVVFTSFGLRGTPPECFHEYMDVYTEIRSDNATKLIETPFGGRYCGPIPPRRRVSLYQGIALSFYTDKNITQSTLFSGIYSFINASEYEVGTPAPSTPCSFVVNSTIKRTGTILSPTYPGTYPKDLACTYKFMGNSGQRVRLEFRDFDLFFGGPHCPFDYVKVFDGLNESAPVIGTYCGQQRNLVLYSSQANLTVLFVTLQRTANTQNRGFKGIFEFSESFVKLDFINNSGGMHIRGSECDQKILSMKESSGLVVSPNYPYPYIPKVVCRYFIYGMQDSQHLERVRLDFQCFDITKGEAKGDSACTDGYLKIYLKGQEATDSYDKFDYEMCGNESNPSQVVSDGPRLVMVFSSGESKQGLGFKAKYSFETEYKIPGTAAPDGSCTFTYRSSSRKKGEFNSPRYPSNYPSDTNCTYLFLATPNEQVTLVFDHFKVRTRNVNLTVGYYGEEVCQDDWLEIYNMYRDNTEKLIGRYCWMTAPGPVESNIGALGLKVILHSDSELVYSGFKARYTFEVTKSLFGDCGANISSLDYGLITSPNFPDKYDGPLKNMASKTCNWFISVRPNHRILLNFELFSVEGEQSVLYRPTKPWANSVFGLSGPRYLLPQNANPMNFTAEKVNTALPKHYVAIISITAALKMGPTRTTVQHQPHWHQHWLDSLTCFLSVCALCSSPSEAFLRLPTDFYHEQIFFFESRTTIVPPVSYAIPAAGAAAAVILALLICLLCHRKLKRRAQEVHIDDMQQRVEDVRYCYRHHSLSQRTSSMQSHGHSQNYTDQYHLDQPSPPSDSEHVCGEDISSPESP, translated from the exons ATGGCTTCAGTACTGTGGCATGCCTCTGGGAGTAGTTTCGTCTCACCTGCTATCATCATCCTGTTGTTACTCTACCCACATTCAATCGCAG GCCGCGAGGTAATTGATGTGCCACTGCCACAGCAAGACTACGTACCATCCCTaccgccaccaccaccaccaccgggACCCATCACCACTGCCAAAACACCAA GGTGCGACCAAACATTCGTCAGTATACCTGGTGGATCGCAGAATGGCACGTTTCACGCGCCAGCTCTGATCAATCCAGAAGGTGAATCCCAGCAGTGTGTCTACACTTTTCTCGCTGCACCACATCAACGGGTCGAGGTTGTTTTCACTTCGTTCGGACTTCGTGGCACTCCTCCAGA ATGTTTTCACGAATACATGGATGTATACACGGAGATACGCTCAGACAATGCCACCAAGCTGATAGAGACACCCTTCGGTGGTCGTTACTGCGGTCCAATACCACCGAGACGACGGGTATCCCTTTATCAGGGAATTGCCCTCAGTTTCTACACGGATAAGAATATAACGCAATCGACTCTCTTCAGTggcatttattcattcatcaatGCCT CTGAATACGAAGTCGGTACACCAGCACCAAGCACACCATGCTCGTTCGTGGTGAACTCCACCATAAAGCGTACCGGGACAATCCTATCGCCAACCTATCCTGGAACTTATCCAAAAGATCTCGCGTGCACCTACAAATTCATGGGTAACAGTGGCCAGAGGGTGAGGCTCGAGTTTCGGGATTTCGATCTCTTCTTTGGAGGTCCACA CTGCCCTTTTGATTACGTTAAGGTGTTTGATGGACTGAATGAATCAGCACCAGTAATTGGAACTTATTGCGGTCAACAGCGTAATCTTGTACTTTACTCATCACAGGCGAATCTCACTGTGCTCTTTGTAACACTTCAGCGCACGGCAAATACCCAAAATCGTGGCTTCAAAGGGATCTTTGAGTTCTCGGAGAGTTTTGTTAAATTAg ATTTCATAAACAATTCAGGGGGAATGCACATACGAGGATCCGAGTGTGATCAGAAAATACTGAGTATGAAGGAGTCTTCGGGCCTTGTCGTCAGTCCCAATTATCCTTATCCTTACATACCGAAGGTCGTTTGTCGTTACTTCATTTATGGAATGCAGGACTCACAGCATCTTGAACGTGTCAGGCTTGATTTCCAGTGTTTTGACATCACGAAAGGCGAGGCTAAGGGAGA TTCAGCTTGTACAGACGGTTACCTGAAGATCTACTTGAAAGGCCAGGAAGCGACAGACTCATACGACAAATTCGATTACGAGATGTGCGGCAATGAAAGCAATCCGAGCCAAGTAGTTAGTGATGGACCGCGACTCGTTATGGTATTCAGCAGTGGTGAGTCCAAGCAGGGTCTTGGTTTCAAAGCAAA atACAGTTTCGAAACAGAATACAAGATCCCAGGCACAGCAGCACCTGATGGCAGTTGCACATTCACGTATCGCAGTTCATCACGTAAAAAgggagaatttaattctccgAGATATCCGAGCAATTATCCAAGTGATACTAATTGCACTTATCTATTTTTGGCAACGCCAAACGAACAAGTTACCCTCGTGTTTGATCATTTCAAGGTCCGAACGAGAAACGTTAATTTAACTGTTGGATATTATGG GGAGGAAGTGTGTCAGGACGATTGGTTGGAAATATACAATATGTATCGCGATAACACTGAAAAATTGATCGGGCGTTATTGCTGGATGACAGCGCCAGGTCCAGTGGAATCAAATATCGGAGCTCTGGGGCTCAAAGTTATACTTCACTCAGACTCGGAACTTGTTTATAGTGGCTTCAAGGCGCGCTACACTTTCGAAGTTACGAAATCATTATTCGGAG ATTGTGGGGCGAATATCAGCAGCCTCGACTATGGCTTGATAACGAGCCCAAATTTTCCGGATAAATACGATGGACCACTTAAAAACATGGCGAGTAAAACGTGCAATTGGTTCATCAGTGTACGTCCCAATCACAGGATACTCTTGAATTTCGAGTTGTTCTCTGTCGAGGGCGAGCAGTCTG TTTTATATCGTCCGACAAAGCCGTGGGCCAACTCGGTTTTCGGGCTGTCTGGACCGAGGTATCTCTTGCCCCAGAATGCGAACCCGATGAATTTTACTGCGGAAAAAGTAAATACTGCATTGCCGAAACActacgttgcaataatatcGATAACTGCGGCCCTGAAGATGGGTCCGACGAGGACAACT GTACAGCATCAGCCCCACTGGCACCAGCACTGGCTGGACTCTCTGACATGcttcctctctgtctgtgcTTTGTGTTCGTCACCATCTGAGGCCTTCCTGCGCCTTCCAACTGACTTCTATCACGAACAAATCTTCTTCTTTGAATCAC GTACAACAATAGTGCCACCAGTGAGCTACGCTATTCCAGCAGCTGGTGCAGCAGCAGCTGTCATTCTAGCTCTGCTGATCTGTCTTCTGTGTCATCGTAAACTGAAACGTCGTGCTCAGGAGGTGCACATAGATGATATGCAACAACGAGTTGAGGATGTCCGTTACTGCTATCGTCATCACAGTTTATCCCAACGTACATCGAGTATGCAAAGCCATGGACACAGTCAGAATTACACGGATCAGTATCATTTGGATCAGCCAAGTCCACCGAGTGACAGTGAGCACGTATGCGGTGAAGATATCAGTAGCCCTGAAAGCCCGTGA
- the LOC135167984 gene encoding cubilin-like isoform X4 → MASVLWHASGSSFVSPAIIILLLLYPHSIAGCDQTFVSIPGGSQNGTFHAPALINPEGESQQCVYTFLAAPHQRVEVVFTSFGLRGTPPDGAAVGELPACFHEYMDVYTEIRSDNATKLIETPFGGRYCGPIPPRRRVSLYQGIALSFYTDKNITQSTLFSGIYSFINASEYEVGTPAPSTPCSFVVNSTIKRTGTILSPTYPGTYPKDLACTYKFMGNSGQRVRLEFRDFDLFFGGPHCPFDYVKVFDGLNESAPVIGTYCGQQRNLVLYSSQANLTVLFVTLQRTANTQNRGFKGIFEFSESFVKLDFINNSGGMHIRGSECDQKILSMKESSGLVVSPNYPYPYIPKVVCRYFIYGMQDSQHLERVRLDFQCFDITKGEAKGDSACTDGYLKIYLKGQEATDSYDKFDYEMCGNESNPSQVVSDGPRLVMVFSSGESKQGLGFKAKYSFETEYKIPGTAAPDGSCTFTYRSSSRKKGEFNSPRYPSNYPSDTNCTYLFLATPNEQVTLVFDHFKVRTRNVNLTVGYYGEEVCQDDWLEIYNMYRDNTEKLIGRYCWMTAPGPVESNIGALGLKVILHSDSELVYSGFKARYTFEVTKSLFGDCGANISSLDYGLITSPNFPDKYDGPLKNMASKTCNWFISVRPNHRILLNFELFSVEGEQSVLYRPTKPWANSVFGLSGPRYLLPQNANPMNFTAEKVNTALPKHYVAIISITAALKMGPTRTTVQHQPHWHQHWLDSLTCFLSVCALCSSPSEAFLRLPTDFYHEQIFFFESRTTIVPPVSYAIPAAGAAAAVILALLICLLCHRKLKRRAQEVHIDDMQQRVEDVRYCYRHHSLSQRTSSMQSHGHSQNYTDQYHLDQPSPPSDSEHVCGEDISSPESP, encoded by the exons ATGGCTTCAGTACTGTGGCATGCCTCTGGGAGTAGTTTCGTCTCACCTGCTATCATCATCCTGTTGTTACTCTACCCACATTCAATCGCAG GGTGCGACCAAACATTCGTCAGTATACCTGGTGGATCGCAGAATGGCACGTTTCACGCGCCAGCTCTGATCAATCCAGAAGGTGAATCCCAGCAGTGTGTCTACACTTTTCTCGCTGCACCACATCAACGGGTCGAGGTTGTTTTCACTTCGTTCGGACTTCGTGGCACTCCTCCAGA TGGAGCTGCTGTTGGGGAATTACCTGC ATGTTTTCACGAATACATGGATGTATACACGGAGATACGCTCAGACAATGCCACCAAGCTGATAGAGACACCCTTCGGTGGTCGTTACTGCGGTCCAATACCACCGAGACGACGGGTATCCCTTTATCAGGGAATTGCCCTCAGTTTCTACACGGATAAGAATATAACGCAATCGACTCTCTTCAGTggcatttattcattcatcaatGCCT CTGAATACGAAGTCGGTACACCAGCACCAAGCACACCATGCTCGTTCGTGGTGAACTCCACCATAAAGCGTACCGGGACAATCCTATCGCCAACCTATCCTGGAACTTATCCAAAAGATCTCGCGTGCACCTACAAATTCATGGGTAACAGTGGCCAGAGGGTGAGGCTCGAGTTTCGGGATTTCGATCTCTTCTTTGGAGGTCCACA CTGCCCTTTTGATTACGTTAAGGTGTTTGATGGACTGAATGAATCAGCACCAGTAATTGGAACTTATTGCGGTCAACAGCGTAATCTTGTACTTTACTCATCACAGGCGAATCTCACTGTGCTCTTTGTAACACTTCAGCGCACGGCAAATACCCAAAATCGTGGCTTCAAAGGGATCTTTGAGTTCTCGGAGAGTTTTGTTAAATTAg ATTTCATAAACAATTCAGGGGGAATGCACATACGAGGATCCGAGTGTGATCAGAAAATACTGAGTATGAAGGAGTCTTCGGGCCTTGTCGTCAGTCCCAATTATCCTTATCCTTACATACCGAAGGTCGTTTGTCGTTACTTCATTTATGGAATGCAGGACTCACAGCATCTTGAACGTGTCAGGCTTGATTTCCAGTGTTTTGACATCACGAAAGGCGAGGCTAAGGGAGA TTCAGCTTGTACAGACGGTTACCTGAAGATCTACTTGAAAGGCCAGGAAGCGACAGACTCATACGACAAATTCGATTACGAGATGTGCGGCAATGAAAGCAATCCGAGCCAAGTAGTTAGTGATGGACCGCGACTCGTTATGGTATTCAGCAGTGGTGAGTCCAAGCAGGGTCTTGGTTTCAAAGCAAA atACAGTTTCGAAACAGAATACAAGATCCCAGGCACAGCAGCACCTGATGGCAGTTGCACATTCACGTATCGCAGTTCATCACGTAAAAAgggagaatttaattctccgAGATATCCGAGCAATTATCCAAGTGATACTAATTGCACTTATCTATTTTTGGCAACGCCAAACGAACAAGTTACCCTCGTGTTTGATCATTTCAAGGTCCGAACGAGAAACGTTAATTTAACTGTTGGATATTATGG GGAGGAAGTGTGTCAGGACGATTGGTTGGAAATATACAATATGTATCGCGATAACACTGAAAAATTGATCGGGCGTTATTGCTGGATGACAGCGCCAGGTCCAGTGGAATCAAATATCGGAGCTCTGGGGCTCAAAGTTATACTTCACTCAGACTCGGAACTTGTTTATAGTGGCTTCAAGGCGCGCTACACTTTCGAAGTTACGAAATCATTATTCGGAG ATTGTGGGGCGAATATCAGCAGCCTCGACTATGGCTTGATAACGAGCCCAAATTTTCCGGATAAATACGATGGACCACTTAAAAACATGGCGAGTAAAACGTGCAATTGGTTCATCAGTGTACGTCCCAATCACAGGATACTCTTGAATTTCGAGTTGTTCTCTGTCGAGGGCGAGCAGTCTG TTTTATATCGTCCGACAAAGCCGTGGGCCAACTCGGTTTTCGGGCTGTCTGGACCGAGGTATCTCTTGCCCCAGAATGCGAACCCGATGAATTTTACTGCGGAAAAAGTAAATACTGCATTGCCGAAACActacgttgcaataatatcGATAACTGCGGCCCTGAAGATGGGTCCGACGAGGACAACT GTACAGCATCAGCCCCACTGGCACCAGCACTGGCTGGACTCTCTGACATGcttcctctctgtctgtgcTTTGTGTTCGTCACCATCTGAGGCCTTCCTGCGCCTTCCAACTGACTTCTATCACGAACAAATCTTCTTCTTTGAATCAC GTACAACAATAGTGCCACCAGTGAGCTACGCTATTCCAGCAGCTGGTGCAGCAGCAGCTGTCATTCTAGCTCTGCTGATCTGTCTTCTGTGTCATCGTAAACTGAAACGTCGTGCTCAGGAGGTGCACATAGATGATATGCAACAACGAGTTGAGGATGTCCGTTACTGCTATCGTCATCACAGTTTATCCCAACGTACATCGAGTATGCAAAGCCATGGACACAGTCAGAATTACACGGATCAGTATCATTTGGATCAGCCAAGTCCACCGAGTGACAGTGAGCACGTATGCGGTGAAGATATCAGTAGCCCTGAAAGCCCGTGA